From the genome of Rhodothermia bacterium, one region includes:
- a CDS encoding PD40 domain-containing protein — protein sequence MKQLLGFLLLWPVLLYAQDNKWDVTKPFGKTFENRFTTDEGTWMSLDVSPDGREIAFDLLGDLYTMPISGGKATLLAGGPAWELQPRYSPDGQWISFTSDRDGGDNIWVMRRDGSGLKQITKETFRLLNNATWSPDGQYVVARKHFTGTRSLGAGEMWLYHVSGGTNGLQLTSRKNDQQDAGEPIFSPDGRYIYWSEDMSGGSTFEYNKDPNGSIYFIRRLDRETGQILNLVTSAGGAVRPQPSPDGKLLAYIKRVRLKTVLYLLDLKTGEEWPVYDALSKDQQETWATFGVYPGFAWMPDGKSVVIWAMGKIRRIDLEMKTATVIPFEAQVNQTMTEALRFPVAVSPETFEVKMIRHTTTAPDGKALVFNAVGQLWRKSLPDGKPERLTDGTHGAFYPDISPDGKWVVYSGWDDAEHGALYKIPLSGGLAQKLTSIKGFYISPRFSPDGKKIVFQRGTGNPHLGFTFALAPGLYWMDANGGDLKFITEDGTDPRWMPDGSRIFYSTGGGLSKSYKSIDVDGSDLRTHFSMKYPNDVVPSPDGKWVAWRELYNLYVAPFPQTGRTVELNKDMKEVPVTRITQDAGDYLHWSLDSKALLWSIGPMYFRRELKDAFTFIAGAPEKLPAPDSTGISVGLTLKSDKPSGKFALVGARIITMKGDEVLENGTILVEGNRIIAVGTNLQTRGYKTIDVKGTTIMPGIVDVHAHLGTSYNGISPQQSWSYYANLAFGVTTSHDPSADTEMVFSQAEMVQAGLMTGPRVYSTGTILYGADGDFKAIINSLDDARSHLRRMKAVGAISVKSYNQPRRNQRQQVLKAAAELGMMVVPEGGSFFQHNMTMVADGHTGVEHAIPVAPLYKDIQEFWGKTSVQYTPTLIVGYGGIWGENYWYQKTNVWENKRLLTFVPRPIVDGRSRRRMMAPDDDFGHFGLAASARTLTEKGVRVNLGAHGQLQGLGAHWELWMMAQGGMTNLQAIRTATLNGAHYLGMDRDLGSIEAGKLADLVVMDQNPLENIRNTENIRYVMKNGRLYDAKTMNELGNGDTKRHNFWWEQGKISDAFIWKGATFGFGEAACGCFGAH from the coding sequence ATGAAACAACTTTTAGGATTCTTGTTGCTTTGGCCTGTTTTATTGTATGCACAAGACAACAAATGGGACGTGACCAAGCCTTTTGGAAAAACGTTTGAAAACCGATTTACGACCGACGAAGGCACTTGGATGAGCTTGGATGTATCGCCGGATGGTCGCGAAATTGCCTTCGACCTCTTGGGTGATCTGTACACCATGCCCATCTCCGGCGGAAAAGCCACACTGTTGGCTGGAGGACCGGCGTGGGAACTACAGCCCCGCTATTCGCCAGATGGACAATGGATTTCTTTTACCTCGGATCGTGACGGCGGGGATAATATCTGGGTGATGCGCCGTGATGGCAGTGGGCTAAAGCAGATTACCAAAGAAACCTTTCGGTTATTAAACAATGCCACTTGGAGTCCAGATGGGCAATATGTGGTTGCTCGGAAGCACTTCACGGGAACGCGGTCTCTGGGTGCTGGCGAGATGTGGCTTTATCATGTTTCTGGCGGAACAAACGGTCTCCAACTTACAAGCCGCAAAAACGACCAGCAAGATGCAGGGGAGCCGATTTTCTCGCCAGATGGTCGCTACATTTATTGGAGTGAGGACATGTCTGGCGGCAGTACTTTCGAGTATAACAAAGACCCCAATGGCAGTATTTATTTCATCAGGAGGTTAGACCGCGAAACAGGGCAAATCCTCAACCTCGTAACCAGTGCTGGCGGAGCTGTCCGGCCACAGCCTTCGCCAGATGGCAAACTGCTCGCATACATCAAACGGGTGCGCCTTAAAACAGTTTTGTACCTCTTGGACTTGAAAACCGGAGAAGAATGGCCTGTCTATGATGCCCTCTCTAAAGATCAACAAGAGACGTGGGCAACATTTGGGGTTTATCCAGGTTTTGCGTGGATGCCAGATGGGAAAAGCGTGGTGATCTGGGCGATGGGGAAAATCCGGCGGATAGACTTGGAGATGAAAACGGCCACCGTCATCCCCTTCGAGGCACAAGTCAACCAAACGATGACCGAGGCGCTACGCTTCCCCGTAGCAGTCTCTCCAGAAACCTTCGAGGTGAAAATGATCCGTCATACCACCACCGCGCCAGACGGAAAAGCCTTGGTGTTTAATGCCGTGGGGCAATTGTGGCGGAAATCCCTGCCCGATGGCAAGCCCGAACGCCTAACCGATGGCACGCATGGGGCCTTTTATCCTGACATTTCGCCAGATGGAAAGTGGGTGGTATATAGCGGATGGGACGATGCCGAGCATGGAGCACTTTATAAAATCCCGTTATCGGGTGGTTTGGCACAGAAGTTAACCAGCATCAAAGGCTTCTATATTTCCCCGCGATTTTCGCCAGATGGAAAAAAAATTGTCTTTCAACGTGGGACTGGAAATCCGCACCTCGGCTTTACTTTTGCGCTCGCCCCGGGACTGTATTGGATGGATGCAAATGGCGGAGACCTGAAGTTTATCACAGAAGACGGAACCGATCCGCGCTGGATGCCCGACGGAAGTCGGATCTTTTATTCTACCGGCGGAGGGCTTTCTAAGTCGTATAAAAGCATAGACGTGGATGGCAGTGATCTACGTACCCATTTCTCGATGAAGTACCCGAATGATGTTGTCCCAAGCCCGGATGGAAAATGGGTGGCTTGGCGGGAATTATACAACCTATATGTAGCGCCTTTTCCGCAAACCGGACGGACGGTGGAACTGAACAAGGACATGAAAGAAGTTCCTGTTACACGCATCACCCAAGATGCAGGGGACTATCTGCATTGGTCTTTGGACAGCAAGGCGCTCTTGTGGAGCATCGGCCCCATGTACTTCCGTCGCGAACTCAAAGACGCTTTTACGTTTATAGCGGGCGCTCCGGAAAAACTGCCCGCTCCAGACTCTACTGGCATAAGCGTAGGTCTTACCCTTAAATCCGATAAACCTTCGGGTAAATTTGCACTCGTTGGTGCTCGGATTATTACCATGAAGGGAGATGAAGTTTTAGAAAACGGAACCATTTTGGTGGAAGGAAACCGCATTATTGCCGTTGGTACAAACCTACAAACTAGAGGGTATAAAACCATAGACGTAAAAGGAACCACCATCATGCCCGGAATTGTGGATGTTCATGCCCACCTCGGAACAAGCTATAATGGCATTTCGCCACAGCAAAGTTGGTCGTATTATGCAAATCTGGCATTTGGTGTCACCACCTCCCACGACCCCTCTGCCGATACCGAAATGGTGTTTTCTCAGGCCGAGATGGTGCAAGCGGGTTTAATGACGGGGCCGCGTGTCTATTCTACCGGAACCATCCTCTATGGTGCAGATGGCGATTTTAAGGCCATCATCAACAGCTTAGACGATGCCCGAAGCCACCTCCGACGTATGAAAGCCGTTGGCGCAATTTCGGTGAAGAGCTACAACCAACCGCGTCGTAACCAACGCCAGCAAGTGCTCAAGGCGGCAGCAGAACTGGGCATGATGGTTGTACCAGAGGGTGGCTCTTTCTTTCAGCACAACATGACGATGGTGGCAGATGGTCATACCGGCGTGGAACATGCAATTCCCGTTGCACCACTTTATAAAGATATACAAGAATTCTGGGGGAAAACATCCGTGCAATATACCCCAACTCTCATCGTGGGCTATGGCGGCATTTGGGGTGAAAATTATTGGTATCAAAAAACCAATGTCTGGGAAAACAAACGCCTCCTTACGTTTGTACCTCGCCCCATTGTGGATGGACGCAGTCGCCGACGGATGATGGCGCCCGATGACGATTTTGGGCACTTTGGCCTAGCAGCATCTGCTCGAACCCTAACCGAAAAAGGAGTCAGGGTGAACTTGGGCGCACATGGGCAATTACAAGGGCTGGGCGCACACTGGGAATTGTGGATGATGGCGCAAGGTGGCATGACGAACCTACAAGCCATTCGCACGGCAACCCTGAATGGCGCTCATTACCTTGGAATGGATCGTGATCTTGGCTCAATCGAGGCCGGTAAACTTGCAGACTTGGTGGTGATGGATCAAAACCCGCTCGAAAACATCCGAAATACTGAGAATATCCGTTATGTCATGAAAAACGGACGCCTCTACGATGCCAAAACCATGAATGAACTTGGGAATGGCGACACCAAACGGCACAATTTCTGGTGGGAACAGGGTAAAATCTCGGATGCTTTTATCTGGAAAGGCGCTACCTTTGGTTTTGGCGAAGCGGCCTGCGGATGTTTTGGCGCACATTGA
- the prmA gene encoding 50S ribosomal protein L11 methyltransferase yields MNYVSIKISVPTEEQDLLIAELTTLGFESFLQEDDVLQAFTTKENYQPEAVNLVLDWLAAHNYPQQVSLDEIEPRNWNAQWEASIRPIVAGSFVIAPTWSEIPKEHKEKNIIRIDPKMSFGTGHHQSTRLVLGFIPKYVRPNDRILDAGTGTGVLGIAALKVGALHALVFDDDPWVEENVQENFLLNHVEYAYELRICGMEGIHEANFDVVIANIQRNILLEMMPDFRDKTKPGGFLILAGLLVETDRAPILAAAAGHGFTIEDEATEDEWWSGVFMRLSTLENRLGQDGTD; encoded by the coding sequence ATGAACTACGTTTCTATTAAAATATCCGTACCGACCGAAGAGCAAGACCTGCTTATTGCAGAATTAACCACGCTCGGCTTTGAATCTTTTCTACAAGAAGATGATGTTCTTCAGGCATTTACGACAAAAGAGAATTACCAACCAGAGGCCGTAAATCTGGTACTTGATTGGCTGGCAGCGCATAACTACCCACAACAAGTGTCCTTAGACGAGATCGAACCCCGAAATTGGAATGCCCAATGGGAGGCTTCTATTCGTCCCATTGTTGCCGGATCCTTTGTGATCGCACCTACTTGGAGCGAAATTCCAAAAGAACACAAGGAAAAAAACATCATTCGGATAGACCCAAAGATGAGTTTTGGTACAGGCCACCACCAAAGTACCCGCTTGGTATTGGGTTTTATACCCAAGTATGTCCGCCCGAATGACCGCATTCTTGATGCCGGAACGGGAACGGGTGTTCTGGGGATTGCCGCCTTAAAGGTAGGGGCACTCCATGCTTTGGTTTTTGATGATGACCCTTGGGTGGAGGAAAATGTACAGGAAAATTTCCTGCTTAATCATGTGGAATATGCCTACGAATTGCGGATATGTGGCATGGAAGGCATTCATGAAGCCAACTTCGACGTGGTCATTGCCAACATCCAACGCAATATTTTATTGGAAATGATGCCGGATTTTCGAGATAAAACCAAACCCGGTGGCTTTCTGATCTTGGCCGGACTACTGGTGGAAACAGACCGCGCCCCAATCCTTGCCGCAGCCGCAGGGCATGGGTTTACCATTGAAGACGAAGCGACCGAAGACGAATGGTGGAGTGGTGTTTTTATGCGACTGAGTACCCTCGAAAACCGCCTCGGACAGGATGGAACAGATTAA
- a CDS encoding 50S ribosomal protein L11 methyltransferase — protein MEQINLVVFLPDTEDPSHWIDTFSLLGWQHLYAANFFVAGVAFRQQWGGEFARQTYHFLTECQTEGRILDWYIKGEESPVQWEVFYRPFSVGGFQVYPDWLEVLEGHSEQAIILKQSLGFGTGQHPATQMMLRFLPTFLPTKGEIADIGAGTGILAIAALKCGAKSVFCCDLHPWMETDIRQNLSLNKLSQDKLRFSHHPLSKLPSHAFQLALCNISASFHIEHAGELCRILAHNGYLLVSGLRTHEAEAVCAVFTSLDCFLVQSDTEDTWWCGVFQQQAHRTMPKT, from the coding sequence ATGGAACAGATTAACCTGGTTGTTTTTCTTCCTGATACTGAAGATCCAAGCCATTGGATAGATACATTTAGTCTTCTTGGTTGGCAACATCTTTATGCCGCCAATTTCTTTGTTGCAGGCGTGGCATTTAGGCAGCAGTGGGGTGGCGAATTTGCACGACAAACCTACCACTTCCTAACCGAGTGCCAAACAGAAGGACGTATTTTGGATTGGTACATCAAAGGTGAGGAAAGTCCGGTGCAATGGGAGGTGTTTTATCGCCCCTTCTCTGTCGGAGGTTTTCAGGTTTATCCAGATTGGCTCGAAGTACTGGAGGGTCATTCAGAACAGGCCATTATCCTCAAACAATCGCTTGGTTTTGGGACGGGGCAACATCCGGCCACCCAAATGATGTTGCGTTTTTTGCCCACCTTTCTGCCCACCAAAGGCGAAATAGCTGATATTGGAGCAGGGACGGGAATTTTGGCCATTGCCGCTCTAAAATGTGGGGCAAAGAGCGTCTTCTGTTGTGATCTACATCCTTGGATGGAAACAGACATTCGCCAAAATCTGTCCCTCAACAAACTGTCCCAAGATAAACTTCGTTTCTCTCATCACCCACTCTCTAAGTTGCCGAGCCATGCCTTCCAACTTGCTCTATGCAATATCTCCGCATCGTTCCACATAGAACACGCGGGCGAGTTGTGCCGAATTTTAGCCCACAATGGCTACTTGTTGGTATCCGGTCTTAGAACGCACGAGGCCGAGGCCGTATGTGCTGTATTTACATCCCTGGATTGTTTTTTGGTACAATCGGACACAGAAGATACGTGGTGGTGTGGGGTGTTTCAGCAACAAGCACATAGAACCATGCCCAAAACTTAA
- a CDS encoding carboxypeptidase-like regulatory domain-containing protein, whose protein sequence is MFKPSSWCKLHLLFLLLVAFPLATSAQSIRGFITGSTDGLPLIGATVALRSEGGKLTGVATNTEGYYVMSRVGAGTYTFSVSFVGYKTHTETLVLKAGQVVTKSLILQEDAQSSEVVIEAQDERGAADVTAGLQTVRAVDIDRIPVPDVSGDLASYLTTMPGVVSDGDRGGQLFIRGGTASQNLIYIDNMLVYNPFHILGFYSAFPSDIVNKADVYAGGYGAKFGGRISSVLDIGTRNGNKRNFAGAISVAPFVTSGRLEVPIIRDKVSLMASARQSVVDIVGPKLVGRPLPFQFGDQFAKLHATLSPSSQVSISALRTNDRGIVANQDKLNNASLSDTTLTQAGWGNEAYGLRFVLLPTNLPVLADVNLNTSVFHNEIGPRTKPTRKADVQQFGFSANLSYMIGESGLNYGIFLNNYSLAYTLGGQYQNFTSDAEYMTDVGGYVEADIVLLKKLKLTPGVRLHSFPRANRKYIEPRFKAIITPNIKHKISAAWGIYHQEIVGLNDRRDAGDVFTAWTSSPFGKAVPEAMHAILGWQFKPTNKITFSVEGFYKTLENLAIGEWTPYPRFTTKLQPASGNVRGADLRFEADLGNFYGYISYGYAAVVYEAKQASIPVWYGVDKLVFNPPHDRTHQTNVVLSYAVKGFELNARWQFGTGLPFTQSIGFDDWFMLSGRLDITQEEGTIGRVLYGPPYQARMPDYHRLDVSIEKKFNLSKRLELLLQAGLINAYNQTNIFYLDLFTLERVDQLPLIPTFGMKVTVK, encoded by the coding sequence ATGTTCAAGCCCTCCTCTTGGTGCAAATTGCATCTCCTTTTCCTTCTTCTTGTAGCCTTTCCGCTCGCTACGTCCGCACAATCTATACGCGGATTCATCACCGGAAGTACCGATGGTTTGCCCTTGATTGGTGCTACGGTTGCCTTACGATCGGAAGGCGGAAAGTTAACAGGCGTGGCCACCAATACCGAAGGCTATTATGTGATGTCGCGTGTGGGTGCTGGAACCTATACTTTTAGTGTTTCCTTTGTTGGGTACAAAACCCATACCGAGACGCTGGTTCTCAAAGCCGGACAAGTGGTTACGAAATCCTTGATCTTGCAAGAAGACGCTCAGTCCTCGGAGGTGGTGATTGAGGCGCAAGATGAACGTGGTGCTGCCGATGTAACGGCTGGGCTACAGACCGTCCGTGCGGTGGATATTGACCGGATTCCCGTTCCAGATGTCTCTGGAGATTTGGCCTCTTATCTTACCACCATGCCGGGCGTGGTCTCGGATGGCGACCGAGGTGGGCAGTTGTTTATTCGCGGTGGAACGGCCTCCCAAAACCTGATCTATATAGACAATATGTTGGTCTATAATCCCTTCCATATTTTGGGGTTTTACTCTGCCTTTCCGTCGGATATTGTGAACAAAGCAGATGTTTATGCCGGCGGATATGGTGCAAAGTTTGGCGGACGAATCTCCTCAGTCTTAGATATTGGAACCAGAAATGGTAATAAGCGGAATTTTGCAGGCGCGATTTCCGTTGCGCCTTTTGTGACGAGCGGTCGCTTGGAAGTCCCCATTATTCGAGACAAAGTTTCCCTCATGGCCTCGGCGCGGCAGTCTGTCGTAGATATTGTTGGGCCTAAACTCGTCGGACGCCCGCTCCCGTTCCAGTTTGGGGATCAATTTGCAAAACTTCATGCAACACTCTCGCCCAGTAGTCAAGTCTCTATTAGCGCACTTCGGACTAATGACCGAGGGATCGTGGCGAATCAAGACAAATTAAATAACGCAAGTCTTTCGGACACCACCCTTACACAAGCAGGATGGGGTAATGAGGCATACGGCCTGCGTTTTGTGTTACTACCTACCAACTTACCCGTTTTGGCAGATGTTAACCTGAATACTTCCGTTTTCCATAACGAAATTGGGCCAAGAACCAAACCAACCCGTAAGGCAGATGTCCAGCAATTTGGGTTCTCTGCAAACCTTTCGTATATGATTGGCGAAAGTGGGTTGAACTATGGCATTTTCCTGAATAATTATTCGTTAGCCTATACCCTTGGTGGACAGTATCAAAACTTTACCTCCGATGCCGAATACATGACGGATGTTGGGGGGTATGTGGAAGCTGATATTGTGTTGCTCAAAAAGCTAAAATTGACGCCTGGTGTTCGCCTACATTCCTTCCCACGTGCCAACCGAAAATACATTGAGCCGAGATTTAAAGCCATTATTACCCCAAATATTAAGCACAAAATCAGTGCGGCATGGGGCATCTATCACCAAGAAATTGTGGGCTTGAATGATCGGAGAGACGCTGGAGACGTGTTTACCGCTTGGACATCTTCACCCTTCGGAAAAGCCGTCCCAGAGGCCATGCACGCCATCTTGGGCTGGCAGTTCAAGCCTACCAACAAGATCACCTTCTCGGTAGAAGGCTTTTATAAAACATTGGAAAACTTGGCCATTGGCGAATGGACGCCATACCCGCGCTTTACCACCAAACTCCAACCAGCCTCTGGAAACGTACGCGGTGCAGACCTTCGTTTCGAGGCAGACCTTGGCAATTTCTACGGTTACATCAGTTATGGCTATGCCGCCGTTGTTTATGAGGCCAAACAAGCGAGCATCCCCGTCTGGTATGGTGTAGATAAATTGGTTTTTAATCCACCACACGATCGGACGCACCAAACCAATGTCGTACTTTCTTATGCCGTCAAAGGTTTTGAACTGAATGCCCGTTGGCAATTTGGGACGGGGCTTCCTTTTACCCAGTCCATTGGTTTTGATGACTGGTTTATGCTCTCAGGTAGGTTAGATATTACCCAAGAAGAAGGGACGATTGGGCGCGTCCTCTATGGGCCGCCCTACCAAGCCCGAATGCCCGATTATCACCGCTTGGATGTTTCTATCGAGAAGAAGTTCAACCTTTCCAAGCGTTTAGAACTTCTGTTGCAGGCCGGATTGATCAATGCCTATAACCAAACCAATATCTTTTATCTGGATTTATTTACCCTTGAGCGGGTGGATCAACTCCCTTTGATCCCAACTTTTGGGATGAAAGTCACCGTTAAATAA
- a CDS encoding DUF4249 family protein: MNIRNFLLSFLCLGFAACDSTFEPFIKSTQIFTILGYVDMGRSVHYLRVVPLRPTVTPSNSKTIDATVRSIDLNNGNIMQWRDSVITFPKGTVGHVFYAKFPVEDNHTYRIEVTRSDGQTTYAETTVPKRKIISLGNVVTGTIGSGAADVSQTITWQNVTEEPYDVEVWYRFFNPPIGPFVDAKAPYKILYNELGKASGGNYTMTLRYSRDKILLKDKEIFNTDNRILYGVGVRFIQLDDKWNAPNGVWDPDVIAQPNVLTNVTNGFGFFGAVGQFDLEWTLPDQVVKTIGYGTPADK, encoded by the coding sequence ATGAATATCCGGAATTTCCTGCTTTCGTTCCTATGTTTGGGGTTCGCCGCCTGCGACAGCACCTTCGAACCTTTTATTAAAAGCACCCAGATTTTTACCATCTTGGGATATGTAGATATGGGGCGCTCGGTTCATTACCTGCGCGTAGTTCCGCTCCGGCCAACCGTTACCCCAAGCAATAGCAAAACCATTGATGCCACCGTCAGAAGTATAGATCTGAACAACGGAAACATTATGCAATGGCGGGACTCGGTAATTACCTTCCCAAAGGGAACCGTTGGACATGTGTTTTATGCCAAGTTTCCAGTAGAGGATAACCACACCTACCGCATAGAAGTAACCCGCTCGGATGGGCAAACCACTTACGCCGAAACAACCGTGCCTAAGCGCAAAATCATTTCACTAGGTAATGTGGTAACTGGTACTATCGGTAGCGGTGCCGCCGATGTCTCACAAACCATTACATGGCAAAATGTAACGGAAGAACCCTATGATGTCGAGGTCTGGTATCGCTTCTTTAATCCACCCATAGGGCCTTTTGTGGATGCCAAAGCACCTTATAAAATCCTCTACAACGAATTGGGCAAGGCCAGTGGCGGGAACTATACGATGACTCTTCGCTACTCCCGCGACAAAATCCTGCTCAAAGACAAAGAGATTTTTAATACCGATAACCGCATTTTATACGGCGTGGGCGTGCGGTTCATCCAGTTAGACGACAAGTGGAATGCCCCAAATGGCGTATGGGATCCCGACGTTATTGCACAACCCAATGTCTTGACCAATGTAACCAATGGCTTCGGATTTTTTGGAGCGGTAGGGCAGTTCGACCTAGAATGGACGCTTCCCGACCAAGTCGTTAAAACTATTGGATATGGAACGCCCGCAGATAAATAA
- a CDS encoding hotdog fold thioesterase — translation MFPPEKLETGLTKLLGIKFIEASGEQVVATMNVTPDHHQPMGYLHGGASVALAETVISVGGTLRVMHEGKACMGMEINANHLRPVKSGIIKALAMPLYAGKSTQVWEAKLYDEAEKLICICRCTLAVVQINR, via the coding sequence ATGTTTCCCCCCGAAAAATTAGAAACCGGACTCACCAAGTTATTGGGCATTAAATTCATCGAAGCCTCTGGCGAACAAGTGGTGGCCACAATGAACGTAACCCCAGATCATCACCAGCCAATGGGCTATCTACATGGTGGCGCAAGTGTAGCATTGGCCGAGACCGTCATTAGCGTTGGTGGAACCTTGCGTGTGATGCACGAGGGAAAAGCCTGTATGGGCATGGAAATCAATGCCAACCACCTCCGACCTGTAAAGTCTGGCATAATCAAAGCCCTTGCAATGCCCCTTTATGCCGGAAAGTCCACGCAGGTCTGGGAGGCGAAACTATACGACGAGGCAGAAAAACTGATCTGCATCTGTCGATGTACGTTGGCCGTGGTGCAGATTAACCGATAA
- a CDS encoding sigma-54-dependent Fis family transcriptional regulator, producing the protein MKFLIYVVDDDRHYARLLSYQLEKGTENEVRVYNSGEDALGALDDRPDLILLDIMMPGIDGIQTLKEIKKRMQEVAVVMVSAQGTLEVAIEAMKNGAYDYITKGQDDFVKLNNIVRNVSEKISLAREVENLRGEVAQRYGLNEIVGDSPSMESVYRLLQKSLRGDLTVAIQGESGTGKELIARAIHYNSARRRGPFVVVNCAAIPHELMESEFFGHEKGSFTGAIARKIGKFEQAHGGTIFLDEISELDLGLQAKLLRALQSREITRVGGNDTFNFDARVISATNRDILQMIREGKFREDLYYRLFQFPITLPPLRDRGQDVLVLAQHFLKEYRKAKPETVAKRLSSEATRRILEYNWPGNVRELKSVIERALLVADTDEITTEDLMLHLSLSIKPWEERSGIREKQPTAEIPIPLTKPEQDETVMETPSTIEVLLGTKQDDTIVSLDDLKRQAVERAYRLCEGNVDKAAVELGIGRATMYRLLKKFGLLDV; encoded by the coding sequence ATGAAATTTCTGATATACGTTGTGGATGACGACCGACACTACGCCCGTCTTCTTAGCTATCAACTCGAAAAAGGCACCGAAAATGAAGTACGGGTATATAACAGTGGGGAAGATGCACTTGGTGCATTAGACGATCGCCCAGACCTGATCCTCTTAGACATTATGATGCCTGGTATTGATGGTATCCAGACTCTCAAGGAGATCAAAAAAAGAATGCAAGAGGTTGCGGTGGTGATGGTCTCGGCACAAGGGACCTTAGAAGTGGCCATTGAAGCCATGAAAAATGGTGCTTACGACTACATCACCAAAGGTCAAGACGACTTTGTAAAACTCAATAATATCGTTCGGAATGTTTCAGAGAAAATCTCGTTAGCCCGTGAAGTTGAGAACTTGCGTGGCGAGGTGGCACAGCGGTATGGGCTAAATGAAATTGTGGGCGATTCTCCCTCTATGGAAAGCGTTTATCGTCTGCTGCAAAAGTCCCTGCGGGGCGATCTTACAGTGGCCATACAAGGCGAAAGCGGAACCGGAAAAGAACTCATTGCTCGTGCCATCCACTACAATTCCGCACGCCGACGTGGGCCTTTTGTGGTGGTGAACTGCGCTGCCATCCCGCATGAATTGATGGAGAGCGAGTTCTTTGGCCACGAAAAAGGCTCTTTTACGGGTGCAATTGCCCGCAAAATCGGAAAGTTTGAACAAGCACACGGCGGGACTATTTTTTTAGACGAGATTTCGGAGTTGGACTTGGGCCTTCAAGCAAAGCTATTGAGGGCACTCCAAAGCCGCGAAATTACCCGTGTCGGTGGGAATGATACCTTCAACTTCGATGCCCGTGTGATCTCAGCCACCAACCGCGATATTCTACAAATGATTCGTGAGGGGAAATTCCGCGAAGACCTCTACTATCGCCTTTTTCAATTCCCCATCACTTTGCCCCCATTACGTGATCGTGGGCAAGATGTCTTGGTCTTGGCCCAGCATTTCCTGAAAGAATACCGAAAAGCCAAACCAGAAACGGTTGCCAAACGCTTGTCCTCCGAGGCAACCCGTAGGATTTTGGAATACAACTGGCCGGGTAATGTGCGCGAATTAAAAAGCGTGATTGAGCGAGCACTTTTGGTCGCGGATACCGATGAGATCACCACCGAAGACCTCATGCTACACCTCTCCCTTTCGATTAAGCCTTGGGAAGAGCGAAGTGGGATTCGTGAAAAACAACCCACAGCAGAAATCCCAATTCCACTTACGAAACCTGAACAAGACGAAACCGTAATGGAAACGCCTTCTACAATAGAAGTGTTGTTGGGAACCAAACAGGACGATACCATTGTTTCCTTAGATGACCTGAAAAGACAAGCAGTGGAGCGAGCCTATAGGCTGTGTGAAGGTAATGTGGACAAAGCCGCAGTGGAATTGGGGATTGGCCGCGCAACCATGTACCGCCTTCTTAAGAAGTTTGGCCTTCTCGACGTTTAA
- a CDS encoding EcsC family protein, with product MKLTDYEKKALKEIDKWHGGGATLVQQVMDWAMMPVDWAVNQFVPESILSEADGLITKGLEVLNDASQWTYTEHSILERAQKHEIQLSQLEELQEQPLEKLDELARSYFDENALLAAIQGGGMGLGGAVLLLADVPLLFTINFRLIQQIGACYGFPMRGDQFTPLVLSIYNVASSGGQTAKKDALREVSVAAAAFANDMNYKGRKGASFQDQNRHLPREIAKNLIGAKLGQMIPLAGIAIGAGVNYWFTSQTALTTFMLFRQLYIERKERM from the coding sequence ATGAAACTGACCGATTACGAAAAAAAAGCCCTCAAGGAAATTGATAAATGGCATGGCGGCGGGGCTACCTTGGTTCAACAAGTGATGGATTGGGCTATGATGCCCGTAGATTGGGCGGTAAACCAATTTGTTCCAGAGAGCATACTTTCAGAAGCCGATGGCCTGATTACCAAAGGCTTGGAAGTTTTGAATGATGCCTCACAGTGGACTTATACCGAACATTCCATTTTGGAGCGTGCGCAAAAACACGAAATCCAATTAAGCCAATTAGAAGAGCTTCAGGAGCAGCCGCTCGAAAAATTGGACGAATTGGCTCGTTCGTATTTTGACGAAAATGCCCTACTCGCTGCTATTCAGGGCGGAGGTATGGGACTTGGCGGGGCAGTATTGTTGCTGGCCGATGTGCCGCTTTTGTTCACCATCAACTTTCGGCTGATCCAGCAAATTGGCGCTTGCTACGGGTTCCCAATGCGTGGAGACCAATTCACCCCATTGGTTCTTTCCATCTACAACGTAGCGTCTTCTGGTGGACAAACGGCCAAAAAAGATGCCTTGCGCGAAGTTAGCGTGGCTGCCGCTGCTTTTGCGAACGATATGAACTACAAAGGCCGAAAAGGAGCCAGTTTCCAAGACCAAAACCGCCATCTCCCACGCGAAATTGCAAAAAACCTGATTGGAGCCAAATTAGGGCAAATGATACCCCTTGCGGGGATTGCGATTGGCGCTGGCGTGAATTATTGGTTTACCTCCCAAACAGCCCTGACCACATTTATGCTCTTTAGGCAATTATACATCGAGCGGAAAGAGCGGATGTAA